One window of the Streptomyces asoensis genome contains the following:
- a CDS encoding SsgA family sporulation/cell division regulator yields the protein MDITLEQPVRARLITAEDQELPVPATLRYDSTDPFAVHVDFPPEVSLAGEAVTWTFGRALLEQGVSGPAGSGDVHIWPCGPVRTVVEFHSPLGLALLQFDTAALRRFLLRSYAVVAAGREDVGAAVDRGLEALLGNV from the coding sequence ACCGCGGAGGACCAGGAGCTGCCCGTGCCCGCCACGCTCCGCTACGACTCCACCGACCCGTTCGCCGTGCATGTCGACTTCCCGCCGGAGGTCTCCCTCGCGGGCGAGGCCGTCACCTGGACCTTCGGCCGGGCGCTGCTGGAGCAGGGCGTGAGCGGTCCGGCCGGGAGCGGCGATGTGCACATCTGGCCCTGCGGGCCGGTCCGTACGGTGGTGGAGTTCCACTCACCGCTCGGCCTGGCCCTGCTCCAGTTCGACACCGCCGCCCTGCGCCGGTTCCTGCTGCGCAGTTACGCCGTGGTCGCGGCGGGCCGGGAGGATGTCGGCGCCGCCGTCGACCGGGGACTGGAGGCCCTGCTCGGCAATGTCTGA